A region of Candidatus Omnitrophota bacterium DNA encodes the following proteins:
- the rplT gene encoding 50S ribosomal protein L20: MAKIKHSVATRRRKKRALKKAKGFWGDRSKQYQQARRALLHALVYAYRDRRVKKREFRRLWIARINAACRSAGITYSRFMQGLKKAKVGLDRKVLADLAVKDTQAFKKLVEIARG, from the coding sequence ATGGCGAAAATCAAACACAGCGTAGCAACAAGGAGAAGGAAGAAGAGGGCCTTAAAGAAGGCCAAGGGCTTTTGGGGGGACCGCAGTAAACAATACCAGCAGGCGCGCCGCGCGCTCCTGCATGCCTTGGTGTATGCCTATCGCGATAGGCGGGTCAAAAAAAGAGAATTCCGCAGGTTATGGATCGCGCGCATCAATGCCGCCTGCCGCAGCGCAGGCATTACCTACAGCCGTTTTATGCAGGGCCTAAAAAAAGCCAAGGTGGGTTTGGACAGAAAAGTTTTGGCGGATCTGGCAGTAAAAGACACCCAGGCATTTAAGAAATTAGTGGAAATAGCCAGAGGATAA
- a CDS encoding ParB/RepB/Spo0J family partition protein produces MERKALGKGISALIPGKELPDSVGKQAGVLYVELGHIKPSPFQPREDFDGQGMEELTQSVKEKGVIQPVLVRRRGDDYELIAGERRFRAAKLLNLKEIPVIVKDVEDRDSLEIALIENIQRQALNAIEEAHAYQFLIEKFQVTHEKISQVLGKSRVSVTNTLRLLNLPQEIQEEIKKGRISFAHGRALLEVEDLNQQRRLAQEAISKSLSVRELENLIKTQRRRMPKRKIGQGLRDPYVAVLEEELQHILATKVRISKRKKRGHILVEFYSQEDLERILKIVRGGSL; encoded by the coding sequence ATGGAAAGAAAAGCCTTAGGCAAAGGAATAAGCGCTTTAATCCCCGGTAAGGAATTGCCGGATTCCGTCGGAAAACAGGCAGGAGTCCTTTACGTTGAATTAGGGCATATCAAGCCCAGCCCTTTTCAACCGCGCGAGGATTTTGATGGCCAGGGTATGGAAGAGCTGACCCAGTCCGTAAAAGAAAAAGGGGTAATCCAGCCGGTCTTAGTCAGGCGCCGGGGCGATGATTATGAATTGATTGCCGGAGAAAGGCGATTCCGTGCAGCTAAGTTATTGAATTTAAAAGAGATACCAGTTATCGTCAAAGACGTGGAGGACCGCGATTCCCTGGAGATTGCCTTAATAGAAAATATTCAAAGGCAAGCGCTTAACGCCATTGAAGAGGCACATGCCTACCAATTTCTTATTGAAAAATTTCAGGTTACGCACGAAAAAATTAGCCAGGTCCTGGGTAAGTCCCGGGTTTCGGTGACCAATACCTTGCGCTTATTAAATCTACCGCAGGAAATTCAAGAGGAGATTAAGAAGGGGCGTATTTCTTTTGCCCATGGCCGGGCCCTGCTGGAGGTAGAAGATTTAAACCAACAGCGCCGCTTGGCCCAGGAGGCTATTTCTAAGAGCCTGTCGGTCAGAGAGCTGGAGAACCTGATCAAAACACAGCGTAGGAGAATGCCCAAGCGCAAGATAGGCCAGGGATTACGCGACCCTTATGTAGCGGTTTTAGAGGAAGAGCTGCAGCACATCTTAGCCACAAAAGTCAGGATCAGCAAGCGCAAGAAACGCGGGCACATCCTTGTGGAATTTTATTCACAGGAAGATTTAGAAAGAATTCTGAAGATTGTCAGAGGAGGCTCGTTATGA
- a CDS encoding TrkA family potassium uptake protein codes for MYVIIVGCGRVGSELAKLLSAEGHDVVVIDKSQASFDRLGDTFNGVTLVGNGFSLSLLKQAGIEKADAFCAVTNGDNTNLISAQAAKKIFKVPKVIARVYDPQRAHIYAALGLEIISGTILFAAMLRDKIIESRFSSYLIETKELGVIEIEAKDNLIGKTIQDINIPGEFLVVAIRRLHGVIIPESSTTLRERDILTAAVKVASLTKVRERFGL; via the coding sequence ATGTATGTGATAATAGTAGGTTGCGGCAGAGTAGGTTCGGAATTAGCCAAACTCTTATCAGCAGAAGGGCACGACGTAGTCGTGATTGATAAGAGCCAGGCGTCTTTTGACCGTCTTGGCGATACTTTCAACGGAGTAACTCTGGTAGGCAATGGTTTTTCTTTAAGCCTGCTAAAACAAGCGGGCATTGAAAAGGCGGATGCCTTCTGTGCGGTAACTAACGGCGACAATACCAATTTAATCTCCGCGCAGGCAGCCAAAAAAATCTTCAAGGTCCCCAAGGTTATCGCCCGCGTATATGACCCCCAGCGCGCGCATATCTATGCCGCATTGGGCCTTGAGATTATCAGCGGAACAATCTTGTTTGCCGCGATGCTCAGGGACAAAATCATCGAGAGCCGCTTTTCCAGTTACCTCATTGAGACTAAAGAACTGGGGGTTATCGAGATAGAAGCCAAAGATAACCTGATAGGCAAGACCATACAGGATATCAATATCCCCGGAGAATTTTTGGTTGTGGCCATCAGGCGGCTGCACGGCGTCATTATCCCGGAATCCTCAACTACATTAAGAGAAAGAGACATATTAACAGCGGCAGTGAAGGTGGCCAGCCTAACTAAAGTAAGAGAAAGGTTTGGGTTATAG
- a CDS encoding nucleoside-diphosphate kinase translates to MTNQATLILIKPDGLKKSLTGNILTRLSETKLEIVAAKIVRVSKGLAEEHYQHLKDKPFFGEIVKYICGELHNRRKVMALVYWGENAITKCRQLAGATNPEEADPTSIRGSYGRITTSGVYENVIHVSANEADTEREIKLWFTPDEIIVNLYPTKEVVEKEKKVKVWA, encoded by the coding sequence ATGACGAATCAGGCAACCTTAATTCTGATCAAGCCCGATGGCCTGAAAAAATCTTTAACCGGGAACATCCTCACTCGTCTCTCTGAGACAAAACTGGAGATTGTGGCAGCCAAAATTGTGCGTGTGTCTAAGGGTTTGGCAGAAGAGCATTATCAGCACCTTAAAGATAAGCCATTTTTCGGGGAGATAGTAAAGTATATCTGCGGGGAGCTGCATAACCGCCGTAAAGTCATGGCATTGGTTTATTGGGGAGAGAACGCGATTACTAAATGCCGGCAGCTCGCCGGAGCCACCAATCCCGAGGAGGCCGACCCCACGAGCATCCGGGGTTCTTACGGCAGGATCACTACTTCCGGGGTTTATGAGAATGTGATACATGTCTCGGCAAACGAGGCTGATACCGAAAGGGAAATCAAACTCTGGTTTACGCCCGATGAGATTATTGTAAATTTATATCCCACCAAAGAAGTAGTGGAAAAAGAGAAGAAGGTTAAGGTCTGGGCCTAA
- the thrS gene encoding threonine--tRNA ligase: MNLDTLRHSCSHIMAQAVKELWPQAKLGIGPSIEDGFYYDFDKKEPFTDEDLEKIEKKMRAIIAKDEPFIREELSKKEALALFKKLKEDYKIELIQALPGETASIYKTGKDFIDLCRGPHLASTGKIQAFKLLSVAGSYWHGIETNPMLQRIYGTCFETKQKLEEYLKNLEEAKLRDHRKLGPAMELFDIYHEEAGAGLVFYHPKGALLRTIIEDYEKQEHLRRGYQIVITPHIMQAELWKTSGHYEYYKENMYILKIENREFVLKPMNCPGHILIYKSRIRSYKDLPIRLFELGTVYRHEKTGVLHGLLRVRGFTQDDAHIFCLPEQLVQEIQMIIEFVFDTMKVFGFSDVGIELSTRPEKYIGSEEDWQLATEALEAALKEKGLTYTVNAGEGAFYGPKIDIKLKDALKRQWQCATIQCDFALPKRFNLTYVDSQGKEKQPIMLHRVLLGSLERFIGALVEHYKGAFPLWLAPTQVMVIPVKDSLEGYIRGKIKPELEKSHIRFEVDERNETLNKKIRQAELAKVPYILIVGEREEINGTVAVRQRGKGDLGAKPIEEFVKQIRQEIENKVH; this comes from the coding sequence ATGAATTTAGATACCTTAAGACATTCGTGTTCCCACATTATGGCTCAGGCGGTAAAAGAGCTCTGGCCGCAGGCGAAGCTGGGCATCGGCCCTTCTATCGAAGACGGCTTTTACTATGACTTTGATAAGAAAGAGCCATTTACCGACGAGGATTTAGAAAAGATAGAAAAAAAGATGCGCGCAATAATCGCTAAGGATGAGCCTTTTATCAGAGAAGAGCTCTCCAAAAAAGAGGCGCTCGCCTTATTCAAAAAATTAAAAGAGGATTATAAAATAGAACTTATCCAGGCGCTCCCCGGGGAGACAGCCTCCATCTACAAGACAGGCAAAGATTTTATAGACTTATGCCGCGGGCCGCATCTGGCATCCACCGGCAAAATCCAGGCCTTTAAATTGCTCTCTGTTGCCGGATCTTATTGGCACGGGATTGAGACAAATCCGATGCTGCAGAGGATTTACGGGACTTGTTTTGAAACCAAGCAAAAATTAGAAGAATATTTAAAAAATTTAGAAGAGGCAAAGTTGCGCGACCACAGGAAGCTGGGGCCGGCAATGGAATTATTTGATATCTATCATGAAGAGGCAGGGGCAGGGCTGGTCTTTTATCATCCCAAGGGCGCGCTACTGCGGACGATAATCGAGGATTACGAAAAGCAGGAGCATCTGCGCCGCGGCTATCAGATAGTGATTACCCCGCATATTATGCAGGCAGAGCTCTGGAAGACCTCCGGCCACTATGAATATTACAAAGAGAACATGTACATCTTAAAAATCGAAAACCGGGAGTTTGTTTTAAAGCCGATGAACTGCCCTGGCCATATCCTGATTTATAAATCCAGGATACGCAGTTATAAAGACCTGCCTATACGGTTATTTGAACTGGGCACGGTTTATCGCCATGAAAAGACAGGGGTCCTCCACGGCCTGCTTCGGGTGCGTGGCTTTACCCAGGACGATGCGCACATATTTTGTTTACCCGAACAACTGGTGCAGGAAATACAGATGATTATAGAATTTGTCTTTGATACGATGAAGGTCTTCGGTTTTAGTGACGTGGGGATTGAGTTAAGCACGCGTCCGGAAAAATATATCGGCTCAGAAGAAGACTGGCAGCTGGCCACCGAGGCGTTGGAGGCGGCATTAAAAGAAAAAGGCTTAACCTATACGGTAAATGCGGGAGAGGGCGCATTTTATGGGCCGAAGATTGATATAAAATTAAAGGACGCCCTGAAGCGCCAATGGCAATGCGCTACTATTCAATGCGATTTCGCGCTCCCCAAAAGATTTAATCTTACCTATGTGGACTCTCAAGGAAAAGAAAAACAGCCTATAATGTTGCACCGCGTGCTCTTGGGCAGCCTTGAGCGTTTTATCGGCGCTTTGGTAGAACACTATAAGGGTGCGTTTCCTCTGTGGCTAGCCCCCACGCAAGTCATGGTTATCCCGGTAAAAGATTCATTAGAGGGGTATATCAGGGGCAAGATTAAACCCGAATTAGAAAAATCTCATATAAGATTTGAGGTGGATGAGCGTAACGAGACTCTGAACAAAAAGATACGCCAGGCAGAATTAGCAAAGGTTCCTTATATCCTGATTGTGGGCGAGCGCGAGGAGATAAACGGGACCGTTGCCGTGCGCCAAAGAGGCAAGGGTGACTTAGGGGCAAAGCCTATAGAAGAATTTGTAAAACAGATAAGGCAGGAAATAGAAAATAAAGTTCATTGA
- the infC gene encoding translation initiation factor IF-3, translating into MVTIKKFIRTNERIRVPEVRLVGPDGNQLGVVPIQQALEIANQHELDLVEVAPAASPPVCRVIDFTKFKYDQEKKEREAKKHQHQSRIKEIRLKPNIDEHDCQIKVKHAISFLKKKDKVKVSMFFRGRQMEHLDIGRKVIDKFILELQNDGQVEKEPMLEGRVIYFIAGPK; encoded by the coding sequence GTGGTTACGATAAAAAAGTTTATCCGCACCAACGAAAGAATACGCGTACCAGAAGTGCGCCTGGTGGGGCCAGACGGTAACCAGTTGGGAGTAGTCCCTATTCAGCAGGCCCTGGAGATAGCAAATCAACACGAGTTAGACTTAGTTGAGGTTGCGCCTGCGGCCAGCCCTCCGGTATGCCGGGTAATCGATTTTACTAAATTTAAATACGACCAGGAGAAGAAAGAACGCGAGGCCAAGAAGCACCAGCACCAGTCCCGCATAAAAGAGATCCGCCTTAAGCCTAATATCGACGAGCACGATTGCCAGATAAAAGTAAAACATGCCATCAGTTTCCTGAAGAAAAAAGACAAGGTCAAGGTGAGCATGTTCTTCCGCGGCAGGCAGATGGAGCATCTGGATATAGGCCGAAAGGTTATCGATAAATTTATTCTGGAATTACAGAACGACGGGCAGGTAGAAAAAGAGCCTATGTTAGAAGGCAGGGTTATATATTTCATTGCCGGCCCGAAATAA
- a CDS encoding Jag N-terminal domain-containing protein: MTPKFSLEIEGSTVEDAIKKALKQLKLPRSKVKIEVLSEEEKGLFGMPGAKPAKVRVSIIRDSAAGGSAFGGKENT; encoded by the coding sequence ATGACCCCTAAATTTAGCCTGGAAATTGAAGGTAGTACTGTAGAAGATGCAATCAAGAAGGCCTTAAAACAACTCAAGCTTCCGCGTTCTAAAGTAAAAATAGAGGTGCTCTCCGAGGAAGAAAAAGGGCTTTTTGGTATGCCTGGCGCCAAGCCCGCAAAAGTCAGGGTAAGTATTATAAGAGATTCCGCCGCAGGCGGATCCGCCTTCGGCGGAAAAGAAAATACTTGA
- the rpmI gene encoding 50S ribosomal protein L35, whose product MPKLKTKKGVAKRLHLTKKGKIKYSPCGKSHLLTSKDTKRIRSLRRARIVGGKKDIKYIKRMLPYG is encoded by the coding sequence ATGCCAAAATTGAAAACCAAAAAAGGCGTAGCGAAAAGATTGCATCTGACCAAGAAGGGTAAAATCAAATATTCGCCTTGCGGCAAGAGCCATCTTTTGACCAGCAAGGACACCAAGAGGATCCGTTCCTTAAGGCGCGCAAGGATTGTGGGAGGAAAGAAAGATATCAAGTATATCAAAAGGATGTTACCATACGGTTAG
- the rpoZ gene encoding DNA-directed RNA polymerase subunit omega: MVYVPLEKLLDKSDNSIYKLVILASKRALEIAEGQPKLVEVDASIKPSTVALFEIAEGKVRYKKAKAS; encoded by the coding sequence ATGGTTTACGTGCCCTTAGAGAAACTCTTGGATAAGAGCGATAACTCAATTTATAAACTAGTCATCCTGGCCTCTAAAAGGGCCCTAGAGATTGCCGAAGGCCAACCCAAACTTGTGGAGGTAGATGCGTCCATAAAGCCCTCCACCGTAGCTTTGTTTGAGATTGCCGAAGGCAAGGTGCGTTATAAGAAGGCCAAGGCTTCTTAA
- a CDS encoding YicC family protein produces the protein MKSMTGFGSKEMLILPFGKICLEIRSTNHKFLETVFHLPAGFLSLEDKLKQEIEARVKRGRVVCAMNITGGSANNIFVNKRLLKNYISTLRKIQRDSRLKDEVRLDTLIHLPGVLSLAENQISKTRIWPRLKVLVQKALDELVRMRRKEGQALGRYLKIRAQALEAYLNNIKRRLGRVIRDKATRFKTEEERSSFLKDADISEEMERLIFHAHNFHEQLLKDGPIGKELDFIAQEMQREANTMGAKSCDAMVSSQVVQVKSQIEKMREQLQNIE, from the coding sequence ATGAAGAGCATGACTGGCTTTGGCAGTAAAGAGATGCTGATTTTGCCTTTTGGCAAAATTTGTCTGGAAATCAGGAGCACTAACCATAAATTTTTAGAGACGGTCTTTCATCTTCCGGCGGGGTTTTTATCGCTGGAGGATAAGTTAAAGCAGGAAATAGAGGCGCGCGTCAAAAGGGGCCGGGTGGTATGCGCGATGAATATCACAGGCGGGAGCGCCAATAATATTTTTGTTAATAAGAGGCTGCTAAAAAATTATATTTCCACGCTGCGTAAAATCCAGAGAGATTCCCGCCTGAAAGATGAAGTGCGCCTGGATACGTTAATACACTTACCCGGAGTTTTATCTTTGGCGGAAAATCAAATTTCCAAAACCCGCATCTGGCCGCGCTTGAAGGTGCTAGTACAGAAGGCCCTCGATGAATTGGTGCGCATGCGCCGTAAGGAAGGCCAGGCCTTGGGGCGTTATTTAAAAATAAGGGCGCAGGCATTAGAAGCGTACCTCAATAACATAAAGAGGAGATTGGGCAGGGTTATACGGGATAAGGCCACGCGCTTTAAAACAGAGGAAGAGCGCAGCAGTTTCTTAAAAGATGCCGATATCTCAGAAGAGATGGAACGGTTGATTTTTCATGCCCATAATTTTCACGAGCAACTTTTGAAGGACGGCCCTATAGGCAAGGAACTGGATTTTATTGCCCAGGAGATGCAACGCGAGGCCAACACTATGGGCGCTAAGTCCTGCGATGCAATGGTTTCTTCACAAGTGGTGCAGGTCAAGAGCCAAATCGAGAAGATGCGCGAACAACTGCAGAATATAGAGTGA
- a CDS encoding LAGLIDADG family homing endonuclease encodes MKIEGSNLWYLVGLIATDGCLCPDGRHIDITSKDSQFLQAIKDATGLKNKIGIKYNSKNQRCFHIQVGNKNLYNFLLSIGLTQNKSLTLGALEIPNQYFVDFLRGVIDGDGCIRRWVHPTNKGEQWSLRIYSGSEEFVHWLSDTIAGLLEVFGKIHNSRNNFWVLKYGKMAAREIAKQCYYKHCFGLERKINLAQQCLSSYTGWDKSTTVYCEPS; translated from the coding sequence TTGAAAATTGAAGGTTCAAATCTTTGGTATTTGGTAGGTTTGATTGCAACTGATGGGTGTTTATGTCCGGATGGGAGACATATAGACATAACCTCTAAAGATTCTCAATTCCTTCAGGCGATTAAAGACGCAACCGGGCTCAAGAACAAAATTGGTATCAAATATAATAGTAAAAATCAGAGATGTTTTCATATTCAGGTAGGAAACAAAAATTTATACAATTTCCTTTTATCGATTGGGCTAACACAAAATAAATCTCTGACATTGGGTGCTCTAGAAATACCAAATCAATATTTCGTTGATTTTTTAAGAGGAGTAATTGACGGTGACGGATGTATCCGTCGCTGGGTACACCCGACCAATAAAGGAGAACAATGGAGCCTGAGGATATATTCTGGCTCCGAAGAATTTGTTCACTGGTTAAGCGACACAATAGCGGGGTTATTAGAAGTTTTCGGTAAGATTCATAACAGCAGAAATAATTTTTGGGTATTAAAATACGGTAAAATGGCGGCAAGAGAAATTGCTAAACAGTGTTATTATAAACATTGCTTTGGGCTTGAGAGGAAGATAAATTTGGCTCAACAGTGCTTGAGTTCGTATACAGGTTGGGATAAAAGCACAACTGTTTATTGCGAACCATCATGA
- a CDS encoding NAD-binding protein → MYIIIVGAGKVGYFLAKRLSLNKHTVSIVEKNKQICEEITKELEAMVINGDGCEPRILEEAGIAHAEVLAAVTGDDEDNLIICQLAKEIFKISRTVGRVNDPENEHTFSELGVDVPIDSTKIISKIIEEEVSFSDFVNLMSFKRGKLAIVRLDLPPDSPVINKQVQDVQLPQDSVLVSIVRGEEVIVPKGNTVLKPGDDIIALTLIGNEPQLLNLLAGKI, encoded by the coding sequence ATGTATATCATAATAGTAGGTGCGGGTAAGGTGGGTTATTTTTTAGCCAAGAGGCTAAGCCTGAATAAGCATACGGTGAGTATCGTGGAGAAAAACAAGCAGATTTGCGAAGAGATAACCAAGGAATTAGAGGCCATGGTAATTAACGGCGACGGCTGCGAGCCGCGCATCCTGGAAGAGGCAGGGATTGCCCACGCGGAAGTGTTGGCTGCGGTCACGGGCGACGACGAAGACAATCTCATCATCTGCCAACTAGCCAAGGAGATCTTTAAAATCAGCCGTACCGTAGGCAGGGTGAACGATCCCGAGAACGAACACACCTTTTCTGAATTAGGGGTGGACGTACCCATTGATTCTACTAAAATTATTTCCAAGATTATCGAAGAAGAAGTCTCCTTCTCGGATTTCGTCAACTTGATGAGTTTTAAGCGCGGGAAACTGGCCATCGTACGCCTGGACTTGCCCCCTGATTCGCCGGTAATCAACAAACAGGTTCAGGATGTCCAACTACCGCAGGATTCGGTCTTGGTTTCTATTGTCCGGGGAGAAGAGGTAATCGTCCCCAAAGGTAATACAGTCCTTAAGCCCGGGGATGATATTATTGCCCTGACGCTGATAGGCAACGAGCCGCAGCTGTTAAATTTACTGGCAGGAAAAATATAA
- a CDS encoding flavoprotein encodes MADKEKSVVLGVTASIAIYKACDILRRLKSGGFSVTVVMTQEAEEFIRPALFQGLSGNKVYRGLFEEPEIWEIEHVALAEKADLVLVAPATANIIAKIASGICDDLLTCVCCATRAPILICPAMNENMYKNRITQANIQKLKSLGFRFVEPIKGRLACGRVGAGCLAEVETIVKEAKKILR; translated from the coding sequence ATGGCGGATAAAGAGAAGAGCGTTGTTTTAGGGGTAACGGCAAGCATTGCTATTTATAAGGCCTGCGATATTCTCCGGCGGCTCAAAAGCGGCGGGTTCTCGGTTACGGTCGTCATGACGCAGGAGGCAGAGGAGTTTATCCGGCCCGCGCTCTTTCAGGGGCTCTCCGGGAATAAAGTCTATCGGGGCTTATTTGAGGAGCCAGAGATTTGGGAGATAGAGCACGTGGCTTTGGCTGAGAAGGCGGATCTTGTTTTAGTTGCGCCGGCAACGGCGAATATTATTGCCAAGATCGCCTCGGGGATATGCGACGATTTATTGACCTGCGTCTGTTGCGCAACCCGCGCGCCGATATTGATTTGCCCGGCGATGAACGAGAATATGTATAAGAATCGCATTACCCAGGCTAATATTCAGAAATTAAAATCATTAGGGTTTAGATTTGTCGAGCCGATAAAGGGCAGGCTTGCCTGCGGTAGAGTGGGTGCGGGTTGTTTGGCAGAGGTTGAGACGATAGTTAAAGAGGCCAAAAAAATTTTGAGATAA
- the gmk gene encoding guanylate kinase yields the protein MSKSQKRKGLIFVVSGPSGSGKTTLAKRLLSDKSLRNKLVKSVSWTTRPKRSGERRGKDYFFVSQKQFAEARKARNLLEWTEYLGYYYATPGDFIDGQIKKSKNVILCLDLKGALTLKRLYPHNAVTIFIMPPSLGALLERMTKRCRKTKGAEVRQRLKLAQGEVKAASRYDYCLVNKDLRQAVRQLKDIILEEIAGLKTRKG from the coding sequence GTGAGCAAAAGCCAAAAGCGTAAAGGATTGATATTTGTCGTGTCCGGGCCGTCGGGTTCGGGTAAAACCACGCTTGCTAAAAGGCTGCTCTCTGACAAAAGCCTGCGCAATAAACTGGTGAAGTCTGTTTCCTGGACCACGCGGCCGAAGCGCTCCGGCGAGCGGAGGGGGAAAGATTACTTTTTCGTGAGCCAGAAGCAATTTGCCGAAGCGCGCAAGGCGCGTAATTTACTTGAATGGACCGAATATCTGGGGTATTATTACGCCACACCCGGGGATTTTATTGACGGGCAGATTAAAAAATCCAAAAATGTTATTCTTTGTTTAGATTTAAAGGGTGCGCTTACCCTGAAGCGGCTCTATCCACATAATGCCGTAACAATTTTTATCATGCCCCCATCACTAGGTGCGCTTTTAGAGAGGATGACAAAACGCTGCCGTAAGACCAAGGGTGCAGAGGTCAGGCAGCGCCTGAAACTGGCGCAGGGAGAGGTCAAGGCAGCAAGCAGGTATGATTATTGCCTGGTGAATAAGGACCTGCGCCAGGCAGTAAGGCAGTTAAAGGATATTATATTAGAAGAAATTGCAGGCCTAAAAACAAGGAAAGGTTAA
- a CDS encoding ParA family protein translates to MGKVISICNQKGGTGKTTSAINLATYFALAQKKVLLIDLDPQANATSGIGINKHDIKKSTYHVLLEELDIKEILQPTAVPNLVLAPSNLDLTGAEVELVGTLGREYRLKRALAKERENFDFIIIDSPPSLGLLTINALCASDSILIPVQCEYYALEGLTQLANTIKLVKENLNPGLDIEGVLLTMADFRTNLTKEVIQEARVYFKEKVYNTVIPRSIRLTEAPSFGKPIALYDKESIGAQKYEELTKEILGIPLAGNTQPEGEVEWKEKP, encoded by the coding sequence ATGGGTAAGGTAATCAGTATCTGTAATCAGAAGGGTGGCACAGGTAAGACTACCTCAGCCATTAATTTAGCCACTTATTTTGCCTTAGCCCAAAAAAAAGTTTTACTTATTGATTTAGATCCTCAGGCCAATGCTACCAGCGGCATAGGTATCAATAAGCATGATATCAAAAAGAGCACTTATCACGTCCTTTTAGAAGAGCTGGACATTAAAGAAATATTGCAGCCTACTGCTGTGCCCAATCTTGTTTTAGCGCCGTCTAATTTAGATCTTACCGGTGCCGAAGTGGAATTAGTAGGCACGCTCGGCCGGGAATACAGGTTAAAGAGGGCCCTTGCCAAAGAGCGGGAAAATTTTGATTTTATCATTATTGATTCCCCGCCTTCTCTGGGGCTTTTAACTATTAATGCATTATGCGCATCTGATTCTATTCTTATCCCCGTGCAATGCGAATACTATGCCCTGGAAGGATTAACGCAACTCGCTAATACTATTAAACTTGTGAAAGAAAATCTTAATCCTGGCCTCGACATTGAGGGAGTATTATTAACTATGGCAGATTTCCGTACCAACCTCACCAAAGAAGTAATCCAGGAAGCGCGGGTTTATTTTAAAGAGAAAGTTTATAATACAGTCATACCCCGTAGTATCCGTTTAACTGAAGCGCCGAGTTTCGGCAAGCCCATTGCCCTCTATGATAAAGAATCTATCGGCGCGCAAAAATACGAGGAATTAACCAAAGAGATTTTGGGGATTCCTCTTGCCGGCAATACTCAGCCAGAAGGAGAAGTAGAATGGAAAGAAAAGCCTTAG